The genomic interval CGCTCCGGCGTCTTCATCGATCCTCCCGTTCCCGGCTTCCCGAGCCTCACGCGGTGGCGTCCGCGTCGGCCCGCCTGCAGATCATGGCCCGCACGCTCCGCCCCAGGCGGAGCACGAGAACCACCAGCGCCGCCTCGCCCGCTCCGCTCCAGCGGCGGGCGAGCGCGTCGGGCTCGCAGGCGCGGCCGCGGGTCTTCACGGTGACCTCGCCGGCGTCGAGCGCCCGGAGCCGGGCGGCGACCTTCTCCGGCCGGAAGGCGAGCTCCTCGAGCAGCTCGAAGGCGGTGAGCCAAGCCGCGTCGCCGGCGTCGGCGGGCAACGCGTCGGCGGTGAGCACGCCGAGGCCGGGGGCGAGCTCGGGCAGGCCCAGCGTGGGGAGCAGCTCCGCACGCTCCAGCGCCGGGTCGGGAACGAGGAGCAGGCCGGCCGGCGGGGCGGTGCCGAGGTCGGTGGACGGCTCGCCGGCGCGGTGCAGCACGCCGCCGGGCCGGACGAGCGAGGCGGAGCGGGTGGCGGTGCCGGCGAGGCGTCCCGTCCAGAGCAGGGCCTGGACCAGCGTCGAACGCCCGCCGGCGGACGCGCTCACGAAGCCCAGCTCGGCGGGTGCGCCCGGCGCCGCGAGCGTCGCGGCTTCGGCGCGGTCGACGCCGGGGGCGAGCTTGACGCAGCCGCCGGCCGCGGCGGCGAGCGAGGCCCGGACGGCGGCCGGCCCGGGGAGCATCGCCCCGAGGCCTCGGA from Phycisphaera mikurensis NBRC 102666 carries:
- a CDS encoding class I SAM-dependent methyltransferase gives rise to the protein MPHADRITAAAAAAGDATLMREASATDASRVASVARLRAGRDPAIVAAALGLAAARAKAEPKFGERAATLLADAEGVEQASSLAVAAAKASRFAAAARPGDPPALDLGCGVGGDLIALAEAGVAAIGIDADPLRAWMAGRNAGVPAAAARIEDLPRGALACRLVHLDPARRAAGRRLRGLGAMLPGPAAVRASLAAAAGGCVKLAPGVDRAEAATLAAPGAPAELGFVSASAGGRSTLVQALLWTGRLAGTATRSASLVRPGGVLHRAGEPSTDLGTAPPAGLLLVPDPALERAELLPTLGLPELAPGLGVLTADALPADAGDAAWLTAFELLEELAFRPEKVAARLRALDAGEVTVKTRGRACEPDALARRWSGAGEAALVVLVLRLGRSVRAMICRRADADATA